A region of the Nitrospirota bacterium genome:
GCGCTGGAGCACATCGCCCGCTACGGCCCCGGCCATACGGCCACGATCGTGACCAGGGGCTATGCCACGGCGATGCGGTTCGTCCGGGAGGTGGATGCCAGCGCGGTCCTCGTCAACGCCTCCACGCGCCTCCACGACGGGGAGGAGTTCGGGCTGGGCGGAGAGATCGGGATCAGCACGATGCGGATCCACGGGCGGGGGCCGGTGGCGCTGGAGGAGCTGACTTGCGAGAAATACGTCGTCCTGGGGGCCGGGCAGCTTCGCCATCCGCATCCAGTGCCGGAGGCCTACGAGGATGCGATCATGCTGAAGCGGCCCTCTTAAATGACCGTGACGCGTGATGGGTGACGGGTAAAGACTCCTGTCTGGTCGTTCGCGCCCTTCCCCTTGTCCTCCATGTCTCCTCTACAGTCTGACAAAGAGATCAAGCAGGCTCTCGTAGAGCATCTGAGCTGGTGGGGGCTCCGCCGGTTCGACACGGACGAGGCCTATTTCCGCTGGCAGAGGGAAACGCTCAGTGCCGGCGAGCTCGCCGATCTCCAGCGTCTGGCCGAGCGGAAGCGTTCCGCTGAGGCCTCGGCGGAGGTCGCCTTCTACGACCGGGCCGCCGATGCCCGCATCCTGCCGGTTCTCTACAGCCAGCGCTACGACTATTACATCAACGTCGGCCTGCCGGTGGCCGAACAGATCGGGGCCCTCTGCGGCGGAGGGATGTCTGGTTCCACCGTGCTCGACTTCGGCTGCGGGATCGGGCTGCTCACCGGCTTTTACGCCAGACAATTCCCGGCCCTGTCGTTCGTCGGGCTCGACCGGTCCCCTGCCTCCATTTCCGTCGCGCGGGAGCGGGCCCGGGCGCTGGGGCTCGCGAACGTCCGGTTCGACTGTGTGGATGTCGAGGCGGCGCCGTGCCTGGAGCCTGTTCACCTCGTCTTGTCCACCCATGCGCTGCTTCAAGCCGAGCAGGAGCCGGGTCTCCCCAGCCTGGATTGGCGGACGTTCGAGCGGGGGGAGGATCCTGAGGCCCAGGCGCGCTTCGAGAAACGGACCGGTCTCGGATTGCGGCTGGACCGGCTCTGTGCCTGGCTGGCTCCAGACGGATTGCTGATCGTGTTCGAGAAGGCCCGGCTTCTGGCCCGGCGGGTGCCCTTTCAGCGAGCTTTTGCGAGCCGTGGATTCCGGCTCCTCGAACGGCCCTTGCCGATCCGCTATCCGGTTGTGGAGGAGGTGACGGACGATGGTCCTCTTTACGTCATGACCCGGTCCCAGTCGGGCGAGGCGGGGAGGCGGAGGGAGGGCGTGGAGTGGGACGAAGCTCCGGAGGCGCTCGAAGAGCCCGATTCGATGGAGCCGCCCGGATCCGCGCCAGCCCAAGGGGCCGATTCCGCCACGACGCCGCTCTATGAAAACCACTTTCCGTCGGCCCAGTCGGTCTGGGAGCGGCTGCCCCACCGCACCGTCCTCAAGGAGACGACCTGGGAGGGGGCCGACGGGTATCGGATGCACGTGGAATTGGGGACGACGGACGGGCTGTTGTACCTCTACCAAGCCAACACGTTCGACCAGCGGCAACTGGTCCTGGTGGAGCCGGAGCGTTCGGCCTTGCTGGAGCAGTATTACCAGGAGATCGTCGAGGAAAGGCAGAAATAGGATGGAACAGGCCTTGACCAGCCTTCGGGGGCGGCCCTAGAATGGCCTAATTATTTGGGGAAAGCGACGGTTGCATGAGGATTGAATATTCCAAAGGGGCGAAGGCCACCCGGGAGCTGATCCAACTGCACCGGCGGGCCTCGGAAGCCGCCGGTGGGCGGAAGATGAAGGTCATGCTGATCTTCCCCCCGGACTGGTACCCCTCCGAGCCCTACCTGAGCCTGCCCACCCTGACCTCCGTCCTCCGTGCCGCCGGGCACCAG
Encoded here:
- a CDS encoding methyltransferase domain-containing protein, yielding MSPLQSDKEIKQALVEHLSWWGLRRFDTDEAYFRWQRETLSAGELADLQRLAERKRSAEASAEVAFYDRAADARILPVLYSQRYDYYINVGLPVAEQIGALCGGGMSGSTVLDFGCGIGLLTGFYARQFPALSFVGLDRSPASISVARERARALGLANVRFDCVDVEAAPCLEPVHLVLSTHALLQAEQEPGLPSLDWRTFERGEDPEAQARFEKRTGLGLRLDRLCAWLAPDGLLIVFEKARLLARRVPFQRAFASRGFRLLERPLPIRYPVVEEVTDDGPLYVMTRSQSGEAGRRREGVEWDEAPEALEEPDSMEPPGSAPAQGADSATTPLYENHFPSAQSVWERLPHRTVLKETTWEGADGYRMHVELGTTDGLLYLYQANTFDQRQLVLVEPERSALLEQYYQEIVEERQK